Proteins encoded in a region of the Streptomyces sp. NBC_01471 genome:
- a CDS encoding ATP-binding protein: MPGAAAAFGLRTRLVVAFLLVAAVSAVTTAALTYREARSAVLVRAQDTAVVSFREEAERFVPSLPLDVESLRWNLFDIAARAKPHPWIVFAEYGSLRVSSSDKSVSGVLTTELRRTALTSPHGSFERVVKDGSAYLTIGMPVMTRVVAGGGAVPSGLVLFAVMPMTNEEVDIDALVTAARDGALPGLAVALVPALLSARSVLRPVRELRRAAHSMGGGQLDTRIPVHGRDEMADLARTFNESAARLERSVQELRDAGTRARRFASDVSHELRTPLAGMLAVTDVLDEDAAALAPDTARAVRLISAETGNLTVLVEDLMEISRFDARAAELNADEVDAAEAVRSTLSGRQWLGRVRGELPGGFRIRLDPRRFDVIVANLVGNALRHGAEPVTVRLSAHKGALITEVHDSGPGIAPDVLPHIFDRFYKADAARSRSSGSGLGLAITEENVRLHGGTIRAENAPGGGALFTVELPFDGPASGGPPDGPSPAHDAGTRDSGGRTGATA; the protein is encoded by the coding sequence ATGCCCGGTGCGGCCGCCGCGTTCGGGCTGCGCACCCGGCTGGTGGTCGCGTTTCTGCTCGTGGCCGCTGTCAGCGCCGTCACGACCGCCGCGTTGACTTATCGGGAGGCGCGCAGCGCGGTCCTCGTGCGTGCGCAGGACACCGCCGTCGTCTCCTTCCGCGAGGAGGCCGAGCGGTTCGTCCCCAGCCTGCCCCTGGACGTGGAGTCGCTGCGGTGGAACCTCTTCGACATCGCGGCGCGCGCCAAACCGCATCCGTGGATCGTCTTCGCCGAGTACGGCTCGTTGCGCGTCTCCTCAAGTGACAAGTCCGTCTCCGGCGTGCTGACCACGGAGCTTCGCCGCACCGCGCTCACTTCACCGCACGGCAGCTTCGAGCGGGTCGTCAAAGACGGGAGCGCGTATCTGACGATCGGGATGCCGGTGATGACCCGGGTCGTCGCCGGCGGCGGCGCGGTGCCGAGCGGTCTCGTCCTCTTCGCCGTGATGCCCATGACGAACGAGGAGGTGGACATCGACGCCCTGGTGACCGCTGCCCGCGACGGCGCGCTGCCAGGGCTGGCCGTGGCCCTGGTGCCCGCACTGCTGTCGGCGCGCAGCGTGCTGCGCCCCGTCCGTGAACTGCGGCGTGCCGCGCACTCCATGGGTGGCGGACAGCTCGACACGCGTATCCCCGTCCATGGCCGGGACGAAATGGCCGATCTGGCCAGGACGTTCAACGAGTCGGCGGCCCGCCTCGAACGCTCCGTGCAGGAGTTGCGGGACGCCGGGACACGGGCCCGGCGCTTCGCCTCCGACGTCTCGCACGAGTTGCGCACCCCACTCGCCGGTATGCTCGCCGTCACGGACGTGTTGGACGAGGACGCCGCGGCGCTCGCCCCGGACACCGCGCGGGCGGTGCGCCTGATCAGCGCCGAAACCGGCAATCTGACCGTACTGGTGGAGGATCTGATGGAGATCTCCCGCTTCGACGCCCGCGCGGCGGAGCTCAACGCCGACGAGGTGGACGCGGCGGAGGCCGTGCGCAGCACCCTGTCCGGCAGGCAGTGGCTCGGCCGGGTCCGTGGGGAGCTACCCGGCGGTTTCCGGATCCGCCTCGACCCGCGCCGCTTCGACGTCATCGTGGCCAATCTGGTCGGCAACGCCCTGCGCCACGGTGCCGAACCGGTCACTGTGCGGCTGTCGGCACACAAGGGTGCGCTGATCACCGAAGTGCACGACAGCGGCCCCGGGATCGCGCCGGACGTGCTGCCGCATATCTTCGACCGTTTCTACAAGGCGGACGCCGCACGTTCCCGCTCGTCGGGCAGCGGCCTCGGCCTGGCGATCACGGAGGAGAACGTACGGCTGCACGGCGGCACGATCCGCGCGGAGAACGCGCCCGGCGGCGGCGCGCTGTTCACTGTGGAACTGCCTTTCGACGGGCCCGCGTCCGGCGGCCCACCGGACGGTCCGTCGCCCGCGCATGATGCGGGGACGAGGGACAGCGGCGGCCGGACGGGGGCCACCGCGTGA
- a CDS encoding response regulator produces the protein MPRVLLVEDDPSVREGVEIGLRRRGHEVLAAATGEAGLKALRAFRPDLLLLDLMLPAMSGVEVCRRVRATSQLPIIMLTARGDDADIVVGLETGADDYIVKPARSEIIEARIGAVLRRVEGPVGTRPAVEYHDELDIDRAGHSVVKSGVQVALAPSELKLLLHLSAVPGQVFSRQRLLEEVWEHSYHSDVRLVDACVRRLRAKIENPSQDPRYIQTLRGFGYRFGPL, from the coding sequence ATGCCACGCGTACTCCTCGTCGAAGACGACCCCTCCGTGCGCGAGGGCGTCGAGATCGGGCTGCGCCGGCGTGGGCACGAGGTCCTCGCCGCCGCGACCGGTGAGGCCGGTCTGAAGGCACTTCGTGCGTTTCGCCCCGACCTCCTGCTGCTCGACCTGATGCTGCCCGCCATGAGCGGCGTCGAGGTGTGCCGCCGGGTGCGCGCGACCAGCCAGCTGCCGATCATCATGCTGACCGCGCGGGGCGACGACGCCGACATCGTCGTCGGCCTGGAGACGGGTGCGGACGACTACATCGTCAAGCCCGCCCGTAGCGAGATCATCGAGGCTCGCATAGGTGCCGTGCTGCGCCGCGTCGAAGGCCCGGTCGGCACGAGGCCCGCCGTTGAGTACCACGATGAACTCGACATCGACCGCGCCGGTCACAGCGTCGTCAAGTCGGGCGTTCAAGTCGCCCTGGCGCCCTCCGAACTGAAGTTGTTGCTGCACCTGTCCGCCGTGCCGGGACAGGTCTTCAGCAGGCAGCGGCTCCTGGAGGAGGTCTGGGAGCACAGCTACCACAGTGACGTCCGGCTGGTGGACGCCTGTGTGCGCCGGCTGCGCGCCAAGATCGAGAACCCGTCCCAAGATCCTCGGTACATTCAGACCCTGCGCGGCTTCGGCTACCGCTTCGGTCCGCTGTGA
- a CDS encoding TetR family transcriptional regulator C-terminal domain-containing protein, giving the protein MPDGTPVRGCPFIDAAAEFPDPKSAVRSYAREQKLRMIRLVTTLVTELGCCEPAALAERLVTLADGAASRAMVLGEADYGRHARTAAKTLLARALPSTV; this is encoded by the coding sequence GTGCCGGACGGGACACCGGTACGAGGATGCCCGTTCATCGACGCCGCGGCGGAGTTCCCCGATCCCAAGAGCGCGGTCCGCTCCTACGCCCGCGAACAGAAGCTGCGGATGATACGACTGGTCACCACACTGGTGACGGAACTGGGCTGCTGCGAACCCGCCGCACTCGCCGAACGACTGGTCACCCTCGCGGACGGGGCGGCCAGTCGTGCCATGGTGCTCGGCGAAGCGGACTACGGCCGACACGCACGGACGGCAGCAAAGACCCTGCTCGCGCGCGCCCTGCCGAGCACTGTCTGA
- a CDS encoding S8 family serine peptidase, which produces MTGPASAKISGLDKESPVTAKDLGADGRTQHTVTLITGDRVFVDSRGRAGGIQRAKGREDIPFFTQTYKGRTYVVPRDARRLIADGTLDQRLFDITALAKPESRKANRAGLKVIVGYRGSAAKSARAEVRSSDGTSVRRTLSALDADAVTTAATTDSTGALWDALTRRRSDGSAATASGISRIWLDGVRKASLDRSTGQIGAPAAWARSYDGKGVKIAVVDTGIDATHPDLAGKVVAERNFSGSADARDHVGHGTHVASTAAGTGAKDSRFKGVAPGAQLINAKVLDDRGIGDDSSIIAGVDWAVAQGADIISMSLGSPDTVGIDPMEAQVNKISAEKGILFAIAAGNSGPGRGTVASPGSADAALTVGAVDDNDLIADFSSVGPRTGDGAVKPDITAPGVGITAAAAAGTVGQNPPGYISMDGTSMATPHVAGAAAILKQKNPTWTGAQIKAVLTGSAKGSSQSVFQQGAGRLAVDKAIDQTLVSEPGSVNLGSQPWPHTDDTPVTKQVTYRNNGTADVTLDLSLAEPTGGDGKPAAAGFFALESQRITVPAGGTASVGLTADTRLGGAVDGSYSATVVASGGGQTVRTAAAAERESESYDVTFKTIGRDGEPSTGWQADLKGYRESATGQRFFPDLSSGSTTVRLPRGTYSLAANMLVDPAAPHKGADLINNPQLSVTGPTTVTLDARTTRPVTFKVPDAAARPTRAGVMNTLSTPETYIIEGAEFSSFDNLRTSYQGPKMDSGSLAQQWSANWERGTTEYDVLTGGPVQELATGYSKSYTAKDMALVKTRIGSSVPGLDGALAAHGLLDWGGGVDAPFSVQSAPGTRNVYLSTAGGAAWNIVAGVLGEKDATGSRSFDSVYELGGPQRFTAGKTYTEDLNIGVMGPRMNADEGIVRDGDDIRGAFPLVSDGAGHSGFAEYSDASTTIHRNGELYVQKDAAIDQEPFTLPSDSAAYTVSTTIHRNPKFNRTGTRIDASWTFKSARTETPTALPVSTVRFVPQLASDSTVPAGGKQTVPVKVQGAAAGANLKTLRVLVSYDGTTWLPTPVEADKITVRAPAKDKAISLKAVVTDKAGNQSTVTIHNAFFGK; this is translated from the coding sequence ATGACCGGCCCGGCATCGGCGAAGATCAGCGGCCTGGATAAGGAATCCCCGGTTACAGCAAAGGACTTAGGGGCTGACGGCCGGACTCAGCACACCGTCACCCTGATTACCGGGGACCGGGTCTTCGTGGACTCCCGTGGCCGGGCAGGCGGTATCCAGCGGGCGAAGGGCCGGGAGGACATACCCTTCTTCACCCAGACCTACAAGGGCCGTACCTATGTGGTGCCGCGTGACGCCCGGCGGCTGATCGCCGACGGCACGCTGGACCAGCGGCTGTTCGACATCACCGCACTCGCCAAGCCGGAGAGCCGCAAGGCCAACCGGGCGGGACTCAAGGTGATCGTCGGCTATCGGGGATCGGCGGCCAAGTCCGCCCGCGCCGAGGTGCGTTCCTCCGACGGCACCTCCGTCCGCCGGACCCTGTCGGCCCTCGACGCCGATGCCGTCACCACCGCTGCCACCACCGACAGTACGGGCGCGCTGTGGGACGCCCTGACCCGTCGGCGGAGCGACGGTTCGGCGGCCACGGCTTCCGGCATCTCGCGGATCTGGCTGGACGGCGTGCGGAAGGCGTCGCTCGACCGCAGCACCGGTCAGATCGGCGCCCCGGCTGCCTGGGCCCGCTCGTACGACGGCAAGGGTGTGAAGATCGCTGTCGTGGACACCGGAATCGACGCCACCCACCCGGATTTGGCGGGCAAGGTGGTGGCTGAGCGGAACTTCAGCGGCTCCGCGGACGCCCGGGACCATGTCGGTCACGGCACGCATGTGGCCTCCACCGCGGCCGGAACCGGGGCGAAGGACTCGCGGTTCAAGGGCGTGGCACCCGGGGCCCAGTTGATCAATGCCAAGGTGCTGGACGATCGGGGCATCGGTGACGACTCCAGCATCATCGCGGGGGTCGACTGGGCCGTCGCCCAAGGCGCCGACATCATCAGCATGAGCCTGGGCAGCCCCGACACCGTGGGGATCGACCCGATGGAAGCCCAGGTCAACAAGATCTCCGCGGAGAAGGGCATCCTGTTCGCGATAGCCGCGGGCAACAGCGGGCCGGGACGGGGCACGGTCGCATCGCCGGGCAGCGCCGACGCGGCCCTGACGGTCGGAGCCGTCGACGACAACGACCTGATCGCCGACTTCTCCAGCGTCGGGCCCCGCACCGGGGACGGCGCCGTCAAGCCGGACATCACCGCGCCTGGTGTGGGGATCACGGCGGCCGCGGCGGCGGGCACCGTGGGACAGAACCCTCCCGGATACATCAGCATGGACGGCACGTCGATGGCGACCCCGCACGTCGCGGGCGCCGCGGCGATCCTCAAACAGAAGAACCCCACCTGGACGGGCGCACAGATCAAGGCCGTCCTGACGGGATCGGCCAAGGGCAGCTCCCAGTCCGTCTTCCAACAGGGCGCGGGCCGGCTCGCCGTCGACAAGGCGATCGACCAGACGCTCGTCTCCGAACCGGGCTCCGTCAACCTGGGCAGCCAGCCGTGGCCCCACACCGACGACACCCCCGTCACCAAGCAGGTGACGTACCGGAACAACGGCACCGCCGACGTGACCCTGGACCTGTCGCTGGCGGAACCCACCGGCGGGGACGGAAAGCCCGCGGCGGCCGGGTTCTTCGCCCTCGAATCGCAGCGGATCACGGTCCCGGCGGGCGGTACCGCCTCCGTGGGTCTGACGGCCGACACCCGGCTCGGCGGTGCGGTCGACGGCTCTTACTCGGCCACGGTCGTCGCGTCCGGGGGCGGCCAGACCGTGCGCACCGCGGCAGCCGCGGAGCGTGAGAGCGAGTCGTACGACGTCACCTTCAAGACCATCGGACGGGACGGTGAGCCCAGCACCGGCTGGCAGGCCGACCTGAAGGGCTACCGCGAGTCCGCCACAGGCCAGCGGTTCTTCCCGGACCTGTCGTCGGGTTCCACCACGGTCCGGCTGCCGCGCGGTACCTACAGCCTCGCCGCCAACATGCTGGTCGACCCCGCGGCCCCGCACAAGGGCGCCGATCTGATCAACAATCCGCAGCTCTCGGTGACCGGTCCCACCACGGTCACCCTCGACGCCCGGACCACGCGGCCGGTGACCTTCAAGGTGCCGGACGCGGCCGCACGCCCCACGCGTGCCGGAGTGATGAACACCCTGAGCACACCCGAGACCTACATCATCGAGGGGGCCGAGTTCAGCAGCTTCGACAACCTCCGCACCTCGTACCAGGGTCCCAAGATGGACAGCGGTTCCCTCGCCCAGCAGTGGTCCGCCAACTGGGAGCGGGGCACCACCGAATACGACGTCCTCACCGGCGGCCCGGTCCAGGAGCTGGCCACCGGATACAGCAAGAGCTACACGGCCAAGGACATGGCCCTGGTGAAGACGAGGATCGGGTCGTCCGTACCCGGCCTCGACGGTGCCCTCGCGGCGCACGGCCTGCTGGACTGGGGAGGCGGCGTCGACGCCCCCTTCTCCGTGCAGTCGGCACCGGGAACGCGGAATGTGTATCTGTCCACGGCGGGCGGCGCTGCCTGGAACATCGTCGCGGGCGTACTCGGCGAGAAGGACGCGACGGGCTCCCGCAGCTTCGACTCGGTGTACGAGCTCGGCGGTCCGCAGCGGTTCACTGCGGGGAAGACCTACACCGAGGACCTCAACATCGGTGTCATGGGGCCGCGGATGAACGCGGACGAGGGGATCGTCCGCGACGGCGACGACATCCGCGGCGCGTTCCCCCTGGTCAGTGATGGGGCGGGCCATTCCGGCTTCGCCGAGTACTCAGACGCGAGCACCACCATCCACCGCAATGGCGAGCTATACGTGCAGAAGGACGCCGCCATCGACCAGGAGCCCTTCACACTGCCGTCGGATTCCGCCGCGTACACGGTGTCGACCACGATCCACCGGAACCCGAAGTTCAACCGCACCGGGACCCGGATCGACGCCTCGTGGACCTTCAAATCGGCCCGTACCGAGACCCCGACCGCGCTCCCGGTCTCCACGGTCCGTTTCGTGCCGCAGCTCGCGTCGGACTCCACCGTTCCGGCGGGCGGCAAGCAGACCGTGCCCGTCAAGGTGCAGGGCGCGGCGGCCGGCGCCAACCTGAAGACCCTGCGGGTCCTGGTGTCCTACGACGGCACGACGTGGCTGCCCACCCCGGTCGAGGCGGACAAGATCACGGTCCGCGCCCCGGCGAAGGACAAGGCGATCTCGCTCAAGGCCGTCGTCACCGACAAGGCCGGCAACCAGTCGACCGTCACGATCCACAACGCCTTCTTCGGCAAGTGA